Proteins from one Streptomyces sp. NBC_00289 genomic window:
- a CDS encoding uridine kinase, translated as MSSPPPIPTRVVLLCGPSGSGKSLLAARSGLPVLRLDDFYKEGADPTLPLVSGSSDIDWDHPDSWDADTAVASIVELCRTGRTDVPVYDISLSARTGTEAVDVGRTPLFIAEGIFAAEIVTRCQELGVLADALCLSRGPVRTFRRRFLRDLREGRKSVPLLVRRGWRLMRLERSIVARQSALGAHPCDRHEALGRLAAAAGRRPAASPAS; from the coding sequence GTGAGCTCCCCTCCACCCATACCGACGCGAGTCGTGCTGCTCTGCGGCCCCTCCGGCTCCGGCAAGTCCCTCCTCGCCGCCCGCTCCGGCCTCCCGGTCCTGCGGCTCGACGACTTCTACAAGGAGGGCGCGGACCCGACGCTGCCCCTCGTGTCCGGGAGCTCCGACATCGACTGGGACCACCCGGACTCCTGGGACGCGGACACGGCCGTCGCCTCGATCGTGGAGCTGTGCCGCACGGGTCGTACCGACGTTCCTGTCTACGACATCTCGCTGAGCGCCCGTACCGGCACCGAGGCGGTCGACGTGGGGCGGACCCCGCTCTTCATCGCGGAGGGCATCTTCGCCGCCGAGATCGTGACCCGCTGCCAGGAGCTCGGCGTGCTCGCCGACGCGCTGTGCCTGAGCCGCGGCCCGGTCCGCACCTTCCGCCGGCGCTTCCTGCGGGATCTGCGGGAGGGCCGCAAGTCGGTGCCGTTGCTGGTGCGCCGCGGCTGGCGCCTGATGCGTCTCGAACGTTCGATCGTCGCCCGTCAGAGCGCGCTGGGCGCCCACCCCTGCGACAGGCACGAGGCCCTCGGCCGCCTCGCCGCGGCGGCGGGCCGCCGCCCGGCCGCCAGCCCGGCGAGCTGA
- a CDS encoding SigE family RNA polymerase sigma factor, giving the protein MNTLHSTSTSAVITRLHDVGRGPEKSGADGGPSRGSVFERGGGRGCARGTGRQHTAYMAVVDAHTGEAHGGAAYGEGTGERRSLSEVEFTAYVQERRASLYATAYHLTGDRFEAEDLLQSALFSTYRAWERISDKAAVGGYLRRTMTNLHISAWRRRKLIEYPTEELPETPGDTDAMRGTELRAVLWQALARLPELQRTMLVLRYYEGRTDPEIAEILDISVGTVKSSIWRSLRRLREDEVLSFGRDEQDAFGELVA; this is encoded by the coding sequence ATGAACACGCTGCACAGCACCAGCACTAGCGCAGTGATCACGCGTCTGCACGACGTCGGCCGGGGGCCGGAGAAGTCCGGTGCTGATGGGGGTCCCTCCCGCGGGAGCGTGTTCGAGCGTGGGGGAGGGCGGGGGTGCGCTCGCGGCACCGGGCGTCAGCACACCGCGTACATGGCGGTGGTCGACGCACACACGGGGGAAGCTCACGGGGGAGCAGCGTACGGGGAGGGCACGGGGGAGCGTCGTTCCCTGTCGGAGGTGGAGTTCACCGCCTACGTCCAGGAGCGCCGCGCCTCCCTGTACGCGACCGCCTACCACCTGACCGGTGACCGCTTCGAGGCCGAGGACCTGCTGCAGAGCGCGCTGTTCTCGACGTACCGGGCGTGGGAGCGGATCAGCGACAAGGCGGCGGTCGGCGGATACCTCCGCCGCACCATGACGAATCTGCACATCAGCGCGTGGCGCCGCCGCAAGCTGATCGAGTACCCGACCGAGGAACTGCCGGAGACGCCCGGTGACACGGACGCGATGCGCGGCACCGAGCTGCGCGCGGTCCTGTGGCAGGCGCTGGCCCGGCTGCCCGAGCTCCAGCGCACCATGCTGGTCCTTCGTTACTACGAGGGCCGCACGGACCCGGAGATCGCGGAGATCCTCGACATCAGTGTCGGCACGGTGAAGTCCAGCATCTGGCGGTCGCTCCGCCGGCTGCGCGAGGACGAGGTCCTCAGCTTCGGCCGTGACGAGCAGGACGCCTTCGGGGAGCTCGTGGCCTGA
- the afsQ1 gene encoding two-component system response regulator AfsQ1 has product MPSLLLIEDDDAIRTALELSLTRQGHRVATAATGEDGLKLLREQRPDLIVLDVMLPGIDGFEVCRRIRRTDQLPIILLTARNDDIDVVVGLESGADDYVVKPVQGRVLDARIRAVLRRGEREANDAATFGSLVIDRAAMTVTKNGEDLQLTPTELRLLLELSRRPGQALSRQQLLRLVWEHDYLGDSRLVDACVQRLRAKVEDVPSSPTLIRTVRGVGYRLDSPQ; this is encoded by the coding sequence GTGCCTTCCCTGTTGCTGATCGAGGACGACGACGCCATCCGTACGGCCCTGGAGCTGTCCCTTACGCGCCAGGGCCACCGGGTTGCCACCGCTGCCACCGGCGAGGACGGCCTGAAGCTGTTGCGCGAACAGCGGCCGGATCTGATCGTGCTGGATGTGATGCTGCCCGGTATCGACGGGTTCGAGGTGTGCCGGCGCATCCGGCGCACGGACCAGTTGCCGATCATTCTGCTCACCGCCCGCAACGACGACATCGACGTGGTCGTCGGACTGGAGTCCGGCGCCGACGACTATGTCGTCAAACCCGTCCAGGGCCGGGTGCTGGACGCCCGTATCCGGGCCGTGCTGCGACGCGGGGAGCGGGAGGCCAACGACGCGGCGACCTTCGGTTCCCTGGTCATCGACCGTGCGGCCATGACCGTGACGAAGAACGGCGAGGACCTCCAGCTCACGCCGACCGAGCTGCGGCTGCTGCTCGAACTGAGCCGACGGCCGGGGCAGGCGCTGTCGCGCCAGCAACTGCTGCGGCTGGTGTGGGAGCACGACTACCTCGGTGACTCGCGGCTCGTCGACGCCTGCGTGCAGCGGCTGCGCGCCAAGGTCGAGGACGTGCCGTCGTCCCCGACGCTGATCCGGACCGTGCGGGGCGTGGGCTACCGGCTGGACTCTCCTCAGTGA